The following proteins are encoded in a genomic region of Triticum dicoccoides isolate Atlit2015 ecotype Zavitan chromosome 1B, WEW_v2.0, whole genome shotgun sequence:
- the LOC119334252 gene encoding alpha-galactosidase-like, which translates to MARASSLSLLLALVVAAATSAAAAAAAAAAAAAATSATLSELRARRGRREALENGLGRTPQMGWNSWNHFYCGISEEIIRETADALINTGLAQLGYKYVNIDDCWAELNRDYQGNMVPNKRTFPSGIKALADYVHAKGLKLGIYSDAGTQTCSNKMPGSLDHEEQDVKTFASWGVDYLKYDNCNDAGRSVNERYTRMSNAMKKYGQNIFFSLCEWGNENPATWARGMGGNSWRTTGDIADNWGSMTSRADQNDRWASYAGPGGWNDPDMLEVGNGGMSEAEYRSHFSIWALAKAPLLIGCDLRSMSPQTKTIISNQEVIAVNQDSLGVQGKKVQSDGGLEVWAGPLSGNRKAVVLWNRQGYQATITAHWSNVGLPASASVTARDLWAHSSFSAKGQLSASVAPHDCKMYILTPK; encoded by the exons ATGGCGCGAGCCTCGAGCCTGTCGCTGCTGCTCGCGCTGGTGGTCGCGGCggcgacgtcggcggcggcggcggcggcggcggcggcggcggcggcggcggcgacgtcggCGACGCTGAGCGAGCTCCgcgcgcggcgggggcggcgggaggCGCTCGAGAACGGCCTCGGCAGGACGCCGCAGATGGG GTGGAACAGCTGGAACCACTTCTACTGCGGGATCAGCGAGGAGATCATCAGGGAGACAG CTGATGCATTGATCAACACCGGTCTGGCCCAATTGGGCTATAAATATGTTAACATCG ATGATTGCTGGGCAGAATTAAACAGGGATTATCAG GGTAACATGGTTCCAAACAAAAGAACATTCCCCTCAGGCATCAAGGCGCTTGCAGATTATGTGCACGCGAAAGGGTTGAAGCTCGGTATCTACAGTGATGCTGG GACACAAACATGCAGTAACAAAATGCCAGGATCGCTCGACCACGAAGAGCAAGACGTGAAGACTTTCGCGTCTTGG GGAGTTGATTATCTGAAGTATGACAACTGCAATGATGCTGGCAGGAGTGTCAACGAAAG ATACACTAGGATGAGCAACGCCATGAAGAAATACGGGCAGAATATCTTCTTCTCACTCTGTGAATG GGGAAACGAAAACCCTGCTACATGGGCACGGGGCATGGGTGGTAATAGCTGGAGGACAACCGGCGACATTGCTGACAACTGGGGCAG CATGACATCCCGTGCGGACCAGAATGACAGGTGGGCCTCCTACGCTGGACCTGGTGGATGGAACG ATCCTGATATGCTTGAAGTTGGAAACGGTGGGATGTCCGAAGCCGAGTACCGCTCGCACTTCAGCATCTGGGCACTTGCCAAG gctcctcttctgatcgggtGCGACTTGCGCTCGATGAGCCCGCAGACAAAGACCATAATCAGCAATCAGGAGGTCATCGCTGTCAACCAAG ATAGCCTAGGCGTCCAGGGAAAGAAGGTGCAATCCGATGGTGGTTTGGAG GTTTGGGCCGGCCCGCTCAGCGGCAACAGAAAGGCGGTGGTTCTATGGAACAGGCAGGGGTACCAGGCAACCATCACCGCACACTGGTCAAACGTCGGGCTTCCGGCATCCGCGTCCGTCACCGCTCGCGATCTATGGGCG CACTCGTCGTTCTCCGCTAAGGGGCAGCTATCCGCGTCGGTGGCACCTCATGACTGCAAGATGTACATCCTGACACCAAAGTAA